Proteins from one Cellulosilyticum lentocellum DSM 5427 genomic window:
- a CDS encoding terminase large subunit, with the protein MSKTLHKNYEEVITYAKNVVTRKKIACKELVQACNRFFDDLENEKYDFNPRDAEFCIQIIECTFVHNKGESLDGKPLQGKHFLLEPWEKFIIYNLVGFFLKGTTIRRFKEAFIFIPRKNGKTSFIAALAWSLALLQRRAGSSIYITSAALDQSLQSWKFIHYNIKEMEEEDSFRILDNNQEHSISGEFEDGSLFIKALAANPDRQDSLNCNVGIADEIHAYKKAKQYNIIKEAMKAYTNKLMIGITTAGDNMASFCYNKLQYCLKILSKTITDESYFVFVCRAEQHENGDVDFTDPVQHEKANPNYGITIRPSDMMDEALQALNDPQQRKDFLAKSLNIYTSALKAYFNIDEFRESDKQYDWTIEELAKLPITWYGGADLSKLHDLTAAAIYGTYTVDGKDIDICISHAWFPVTQAHKKADEDAIPLFGWKDDGWLDMCNTPTVNYADIVNWFIKMKKMGFKIKQVGHDRKFCREYFILMKKKGFNIIDQPQYFYKKSEGFRHIEQKAKNKEFYYLHSQAYEYCVENVSAVEKTDDMIQYEKVMPTQRIDIFDASVFACVRKLEALDDEKKINKWF; encoded by the coding sequence TTGAGCAAAACACTTCATAAAAACTACGAAGAGGTAATAACATACGCAAAGAATGTTGTTACTAGAAAGAAAATAGCCTGCAAGGAATTAGTACAAGCCTGCAATAGATTTTTTGATGATTTAGAGAATGAAAAATACGATTTTAACCCAAGGGATGCAGAGTTTTGTATACAGATTATAGAATGTACTTTTGTTCATAACAAGGGCGAGAGTTTAGATGGTAAACCATTGCAAGGTAAACATTTTTTATTAGAACCTTGGGAGAAATTTATTATTTATAACCTAGTAGGATTCTTTCTAAAAGGGACAACTATAAGAAGATTTAAGGAAGCATTCATATTTATTCCTCGTAAGAATGGGAAGACAAGTTTTATTGCAGCATTGGCATGGTCACTTGCTTTATTGCAAAGGCGAGCAGGTTCAAGTATCTACATAACAAGCGCAGCATTAGATCAATCATTGCAAAGTTGGAAGTTTATCCACTACAACATTAAGGAAATGGAAGAAGAGGACAGCTTTAGAATACTAGATAATAACCAAGAACATTCGATATCTGGAGAGTTTGAGGATGGAAGCTTATTTATAAAGGCATTAGCAGCAAATCCAGACAGACAAGATTCTCTAAATTGTAATGTTGGGATAGCAGATGAGATACATGCTTATAAGAAAGCGAAGCAGTACAACATCATTAAAGAGGCTATGAAGGCATATACAAACAAATTAATGATAGGCATAACAACGGCAGGGGATAACATGGCAAGTTTCTGTTATAACAAGTTGCAATATTGCCTAAAGATTTTAAGTAAGACTATTACAGATGAATCCTATTTTGTTTTTGTTTGTAGAGCAGAGCAACATGAAAATGGGGATGTGGACTTTACTGATCCAGTACAGCATGAGAAGGCAAATCCAAACTATGGAATAACTATAAGGCCATCAGATATGATGGATGAGGCATTGCAAGCGCTTAATGATCCACAACAGCGCAAGGATTTCTTAGCAAAGTCACTAAATATTTACACATCAGCATTAAAAGCATATTTCAACATTGATGAGTTTAGGGAAAGTGACAAACAGTATGACTGGACAATCGAAGAACTTGCAAAATTGCCTATAACTTGGTATGGGGGCGCAGACCTTTCTAAGCTACATGACTTAACGGCAGCAGCAATATATGGCACTTATACAGTAGATGGTAAAGATATTGATATTTGTATATCTCATGCATGGTTTCCAGTTACCCAAGCACACAAGAAAGCAGATGAGGATGCAATACCTCTATTTGGTTGGAAGGATGATGGTTGGCTTGATATGTGTAACACACCAACCGTTAACTATGCAGACATAGTCAATTGGTTTATAAAGATGAAGAAAATGGGATTCAAGATAAAGCAAGTAGGCCATGATAGAAAGTTTTGCAGAGAATACTTTATCTTGATGAAGAAAAAAGGATTTAACATTATAGACCAACCACAGTACTTTTATAAAAAGTCAGAAGGCTTTAGACATATAGAGCAGAAAGCAAAAAACAAAGAGTTTTATTACTTGCACTCACAAGCGTATGAGTATTGCGTGGAAAATGTAAGTGCTGTAGAGAAGACAGATGATATGATCCAGTACGAAAAGGTAATGCCGACACAGCGTATTGATATATTTGACGCTTCTGTATTTGCTTGTGTAAGAAAATTAGAAGCATTAGATGATGAAAAGAAAATCAATAAATGGTTTTAA
- a CDS encoding DUF4145 domain-containing protein, which translates to MKSTIKVTGVGNQVKDMTSNFYPNSVAKQFPDYIPEQIRNDYQEACAIVNLSPKASATLSRRCLQGMIRDFWKISKGSLYDEISELNGKIPADLWSALDGLRKLGNIGAHMEKDTSVIIDIDPSEAENLIVLIELLMKEWYINRHERDNLFSKILTTTAQKQAEKKGK; encoded by the coding sequence ATGAAGTCAACAATTAAAGTAACCGGAGTTGGAAATCAGGTTAAAGATATGACATCTAATTTTTACCCTAATTCAGTTGCCAAACAATTCCCAGACTACATACCTGAACAAATCAGAAATGATTACCAAGAAGCTTGTGCCATTGTTAATTTAAGTCCAAAAGCTTCAGCCACTCTTTCTAGACGTTGTTTACAAGGTATGATTAGAGACTTTTGGAAAATAAGTAAGGGAAGTTTGTACGATGAAATATCTGAATTAAACGGAAAAATCCCAGCTGACTTATGGTCTGCACTTGATGGACTACGAAAACTTGGTAATATTGGTGCTCATATGGAGAAGGATACTAGTGTCATTATAGATATTGACCCTTCTGAAGCTGAAAATCTCATAGTATTAATTGAGTTACTTATGAAGGAATGGTATATAAATCGACATGAGCGTGATAATTTATTCTCAAAAATACTAACAACAACTGCTCAGAAACAAGCTGAAAAGAAAGGTAAGTAA
- a CDS encoding ParB/RepB/Spo0J family partition protein, translating into MAKFSISDLMNNKSKEQLNKEVYRHIKVKPQDMIPSEDNFYSMDSIEELAKSILLVGLQQPIVLAKVEESYKIISGHRRRKAILWLIEQGYSQFEEMESLYTEMSQSMLNLSLIIGNAFTRKMTDYDLLVQEQRLKEALIKAKEAGEIEIKGKLRDCIAELLGMSSTKVAQIEAINNNLAEEVKEEVMKGQVSFSSAYEMSKIEPEQQKEVLEKAKEIEATGKDIKQMVIEKREQQKKEEMDKEAEPTLRRTVGEEQIGQVIKVSESNTIKAPIQIVEFKVPDVLQQLLEMYHLIQEDEFIKILEIYQACNERMNENN; encoded by the coding sequence ATGGCGAAGTTTAGTATTAGTGATCTAATGAATAACAAGAGCAAGGAGCAGCTAAACAAAGAGGTATATAGGCATATTAAAGTTAAACCACAAGATATGATACCTTCCGAAGATAATTTTTATTCTATGGACAGTATAGAGGAACTAGCAAAATCAATACTATTGGTTGGATTACAACAGCCAATAGTATTAGCTAAAGTAGAAGAAAGCTACAAGATCATAAGTGGACATAGAAGAAGAAAAGCTATCTTATGGTTAATAGAGCAAGGATATAGCCAATTTGAAGAAATGGAAAGTCTATATACTGAAATGTCACAGAGTATGTTAAATCTATCGCTAATCATTGGTAATGCATTTACTAGAAAAATGACTGATTACGATTTGCTAGTACAGGAGCAGAGATTAAAAGAGGCACTAATTAAAGCTAAAGAAGCAGGAGAAATAGAGATAAAAGGTAAGCTTAGAGATTGCATAGCAGAATTGTTAGGAATGAGTAGTACAAAGGTAGCACAGATAGAGGCTATCAATAATAATTTAGCAGAGGAAGTAAAAGAAGAGGTTATGAAAGGACAAGTAAGTTTTAGTAGTGCCTATGAAATGAGTAAAATTGAGCCAGAGCAGCAGAAAGAAGTGTTAGAAAAAGCAAAAGAGATAGAGGCAACAGGAAAAGATATTAAGCAAATGGTAATAGAGAAAAGAGAGCAGCAAAAGAAAGAGGAAATGGACAAAGAAGCCGAACCGACATTAAGAAGAACAGTAGGAGAGGAACAGATAGGACAAGTTATAAAGGTGTCAGAATCTAACACCATCAAAGCACCAATACAGATTGTTGAGTTTAAAGTACCAGATGTATTACAGCAGTTATTAGAAATGTATCACCTTATACAAGAGGATGAGTTCATAAAGATTTTAGAAATATATCAAGCATGCAACGAAAGGATGAATGAAAATAACTGA
- a CDS encoding sigma-70 region 4 type 2: MGEDAAALINKRLDEMEKKIIAVVKQELTKEKIEVKRYNKKLHNSKLLLRNYKRFQTHCTESQFTATQLIDSELIEMIKDADNIDDNNIYIESILRTKERTAIMLNHIKRVLDFYMYTAESSDQEPYRRRAKVIKYKYIDGKGNEEIAARLNIHTRTVDKDIDKAIAEISPLLFGIDGIKLE; the protein is encoded by the coding sequence ATGGGAGAAGATGCAGCAGCATTAATTAACAAACGGTTAGATGAAATGGAAAAGAAAATAATAGCAGTAGTTAAACAAGAACTTACTAAAGAGAAAATAGAAGTCAAGAGATATAATAAGAAACTACATAACTCAAAGCTATTACTTAGGAACTACAAGAGATTTCAAACACATTGTACAGAATCACAGTTCACAGCTACTCAACTAATAGATAGTGAACTAATAGAAATGATAAAGGATGCAGACAATATAGATGATAATAATATCTATATTGAAAGTATCTTAAGGACAAAAGAAAGAACAGCCATCATGTTAAATCATATTAAGCGTGTATTAGATTTCTATATGTATACAGCAGAAAGCAGTGATCAAGAGCCGTACAGAAGAAGAGCAAAGGTAATCAAGTATAAATATATTGATGGAAAAGGAAATGAAGAGATAGCAGCAAGATTAAATATACATACACGAACAGTTGATAAAGATATAGATAAGGCAATAGCAGAAATAAGCCCCTTACTATTTGGTATTGATGGGATAAAGCTAGAGTAG
- a CDS encoding ASCH domain-containing protein has product MDGLIIKTPYIDWILKGEKTIELRGFNTRKRGKIALIESGTGCVVGTVEITNAFEIATKSQYEKLRLRHCVGAERKDIRYKRLWAWELEKPEMFEEPIPYEQQKGQQVWVKNALR; this is encoded by the coding sequence ATGGATGGATTAATTATTAAAACACCTTATATTGACTGGATACTAAAAGGAGAAAAGACAATAGAGTTAAGGGGATTTAATACTAGGAAGAGAGGAAAGATTGCATTAATAGAAAGTGGGACAGGTTGTGTAGTAGGGACAGTAGAGATAACAAATGCTTTTGAGATAGCTACTAAATCACAATATGAAAAGCTTAGACTAAGACATTGTGTAGGAGCAGAAAGAAAGGATATTAGATATAAGAGGCTATGGGCATGGGAACTTGAAAAGCCAGAAATGTTTGAAGAACCTATACCATATGAGCAACAGAAAGGACAGCAAGTATGGGTTAAGAATGCACTAAGATAG
- a CDS encoding HNH endonuclease, with protein MNRSEPKRYKTRRWQLKREKILRRDKYMCQLSKRYGKRVDATIVHHIYPIEEYPEYKWSDWNLISLCEAEHNKMHDRVTKKLTAAGEELMRRTIPPLKNN; from the coding sequence ATGAACAGAAGCGAACCTAAAAGATATAAGACCAGAAGGTGGCAGTTAAAGAGAGAAAAAATCCTAAGAAGAGATAAGTACATGTGCCAGTTAAGTAAGAGATATGGAAAGAGAGTAGATGCAACAATAGTTCATCATATCTATCCTATTGAAGAGTATCCAGAGTACAAATGGTCCGACTGGAATCTCATATCATTGTGTGAAGCAGAGCATAACAAGATGCATGATAGAGTGACAAAGAAACTGACAGCAGCAGGTGAAGAGCTGATGAGAAGAACAATCCCCCCACTAAAAAATAATTAA
- a CDS encoding DNA cytosine methyltransferase, translating to MGLIVDNFAGGGGASTGIELATGRSPDIAINHDEAAILMHKTNHPSTKHYQESVWDIDIKKVTAGQQVDLAWFSPDCKHFSKAKGGKPLEKKIRGLAWIVLKWAGTVKPRVIILENVEEFQTWGPLKKGRPVKSKKGDTFNKWKKQLEDLGYQVQHRELKACDYGAPTSRKRFFLIARCDGQPIKWPEPTHSNKDSIEVQFGLKEPYKTAADIIDWSIPCNSIFERSKPLAENTLKRIAKGLEKFVFNNPEPFILSIGQTGFSSDRTRNIHEPINTIVSKAEACLVAPTLIQYHTETTKNGVRGQSLNEPINTLDASNRYGLVSAFISKAYAGESRSVASSIDDCVHTITARPCFSLVEVALGDVKDHSEEVQAFLDKYYGKAVFGDRKAHDEAFLIKYYGQGTGQDIKASLDTITSKDRFGLVTIKGEEYKIIDIGLRMLEPHELFAAQGFPSNYIIDHDYKGNVYPKTKQVARCGNAVPPPFSKALVEANCGWLCKSKDGKEAI from the coding sequence ATGGGATTAATAGTTGATAACTTTGCAGGTGGGGGCGGTGCTTCCACAGGAATAGAACTAGCAACTGGAAGAAGTCCAGACATAGCAATTAATCATGATGAAGCAGCTATATTGATGCATAAGACTAATCACCCAAGTACAAAGCATTATCAAGAAAGTGTTTGGGATATTGATATAAAAAAGGTAACAGCAGGACAGCAAGTAGATTTAGCTTGGTTTAGTCCAGATTGTAAACACTTCTCAAAAGCTAAAGGTGGAAAGCCTTTAGAGAAAAAAATAAGAGGTTTGGCATGGATTGTTTTAAAGTGGGCAGGAACAGTAAAGCCGAGGGTAATTATTCTTGAGAACGTGGAGGAGTTTCAGACATGGGGACCTTTAAAGAAGGGACGACCTGTAAAAAGTAAAAAAGGCGACACGTTCAATAAGTGGAAAAAGCAACTTGAAGATTTAGGATACCAGGTACAGCACAGAGAGTTAAAAGCATGTGATTATGGGGCACCAACAAGCAGAAAAAGATTTTTCTTGATTGCTAGATGTGATGGTCAGCCTATAAAGTGGCCAGAACCTACACACTCAAATAAAGATAGTATAGAGGTTCAGTTTGGACTTAAGGAACCTTACAAAACAGCAGCAGATATTATTGATTGGTCTATACCCTGTAATTCTATATTTGAGAGAAGTAAGCCACTAGCAGAAAATACATTAAAAAGAATAGCTAAAGGGTTAGAGAAGTTTGTGTTTAATAATCCAGAACCTTTTATATTAAGCATTGGTCAAACAGGATTTAGCAGTGATCGTACAAGGAACATACATGAGCCAATAAACACAATAGTTAGCAAAGCAGAAGCTTGCTTGGTAGCACCTACATTGATTCAGTACCACACAGAGACAACAAAAAATGGAGTTAGAGGACAATCATTAAATGAGCCAATAAATACACTGGATGCCTCTAATAGATATGGATTAGTAAGTGCATTTATTTCTAAAGCATATGCAGGAGAAAGTAGATCAGTTGCTAGTAGCATAGATGATTGTGTACATACAATAACAGCTAGACCATGTTTTTCACTTGTAGAAGTAGCTTTGGGAGATGTAAAAGACCATTCGGAAGAGGTACAAGCATTTTTAGACAAGTACTATGGTAAAGCAGTATTTGGAGATAGGAAAGCACATGATGAGGCATTTCTAATTAAGTACTATGGACAGGGTACAGGGCAAGATATAAAGGCATCTTTAGACACGATTACAAGTAAGGATAGGTTCGGATTAGTAACTATCAAGGGTGAAGAATACAAGATTATAGATATAGGACTTAGGATGCTAGAGCCTCATGAGTTATTTGCAGCACAGGGATTTCCAAGTAACTACATAATAGACCATGATTACAAAGGGAATGTATATCCTAAGACTAAACAAGTAGCAAGATGTGGGAATGCAGTTCCTCCACCGTTTTCAAAAGCACTTGTAGAGGCTAATTGTGGTTGGTTATGTAAGAGTAAAGACGGTAAAGAAGCTATCTAA
- a CDS encoding phage portal protein, translated as MSIISRKNKNKTKVRSEPQTQTSTLAYWLQHDDILCPTGYKPLAKNEEVIQCANIIADLVSSMTIMLMQNGENGDTRLKNELARKMDVNPNKLMVRKNFIYKIVKDMLLTGNSVARPSYKEGYLDNITLLKASSISFYQVGEEYRILYNATSFAPDEVLHFALVPNEDEPFRGEGYKSAIFETVKNLLQANATKTGFLKSKWKPSMIISINSDIEDLQDKEKRKRIVGSYTDTTEAGEPWLIPTGEIDVKTIQPLTLNDLAIQDSITLDKRTIAAAFQIPPFMVGVGTFNKDEYNNFVSTKIMSIAMILQQELTRKLLYSNDKYFKFNPKSLMQYNLSEKTAFVKEMVGGGMMNRNEGRNEFDYSPVDNEGMNEFNVLENYIPVSDVGKQKKLIKEGKEDE; from the coding sequence GTGAGTATTATTTCTAGGAAGAACAAAAATAAGACGAAGGTAAGAAGCGAACCACAAACGCAAACAAGCACATTAGCGTATTGGTTACAACATGATGATATTTTATGCCCAACAGGGTATAAACCATTGGCAAAAAATGAAGAGGTAATACAATGTGCCAACATTATAGCAGACTTGGTTTCTAGCATGACCATAATGCTTATGCAAAATGGTGAAAATGGGGACACACGTTTAAAGAATGAACTGGCAAGAAAAATGGATGTTAATCCTAATAAGTTAATGGTGAGGAAGAACTTTATTTATAAGATTGTAAAGGACATGCTTTTGACAGGGAACAGTGTGGCAAGGCCATCTTATAAAGAGGGTTATTTAGACAACATCACACTGTTAAAAGCAAGTAGTATATCTTTTTACCAAGTAGGAGAAGAGTACAGAATCCTATATAATGCCACAAGCTTTGCACCAGATGAGGTATTGCACTTTGCATTGGTACCAAACGAGGATGAACCGTTTAGAGGAGAAGGTTATAAAAGTGCCATATTTGAAACGGTAAAGAATTTATTACAGGCAAATGCAACTAAGACAGGATTTTTAAAGAGCAAGTGGAAGCCTAGCATGATTATTAGTATTAATAGTGATATAGAGGATTTACAGGACAAAGAGAAGAGAAAGAGGATTGTAGGTAGTTATACAGATACAACAGAAGCAGGTGAGCCTTGGCTTATACCAACAGGTGAAATAGATGTAAAGACAATACAACCGCTTACTTTGAATGATCTGGCCATACAAGATAGTATTACGCTAGATAAGCGAACAATAGCAGCAGCTTTTCAAATACCTCCATTCATGGTAGGGGTAGGAACTTTTAATAAAGACGAGTACAACAACTTTGTAAGTACTAAGATTATGTCTATTGCAATGATATTGCAGCAGGAGTTAACTAGAAAACTACTCTATAGCAATGACAAGTATTTTAAATTCAACCCTAAATCATTAATGCAGTACAACCTTAGTGAAAAGACAGCATTTGTAAAGGAAATGGTTGGTGGGGGAATGATGAACCGTAATGAAGGTAGAAATGAGTTTGATTATTCACCAGTAGACAACGAGGGCATGAATGAGTTTAACGTGTTAGAGAATTACATACCAGTTTCGGATGTAGGTAAGCAAAAGAAACTTATAAAGGAGGGAAAAGAAGATGAGTAG
- a CDS encoding P27 family phage terminase small subunit, giving the protein MAMTEDEKKIKKIVKKTIADLEEIAIYKPQFNSTIQLYAETKYQYDILMKQFYESGCKVTEEYTNKAGFTNVRKTAIYLALETLRRDIINHENILGLTPAGLRKINEAELKGKKKKSRLIEALKSIEQNTS; this is encoded by the coding sequence ATGGCAATGACAGAAGATGAAAAAAAGATAAAGAAGATAGTTAAAAAGACTATTGCAGATCTAGAAGAAATTGCGATTTATAAACCCCAATTCAATAGCACAATTCAACTTTATGCTGAAACAAAATACCAATATGACATATTGATGAAGCAGTTCTATGAGAGTGGATGCAAGGTGACAGAAGAATATACAAACAAGGCAGGATTTACAAACGTAAGAAAGACAGCCATATATCTAGCACTTGAAACACTAAGAAGGGACATAATCAATCATGAGAATATATTGGGACTAACTCCGGCAGGCTTAAGAAAAATAAATGAAGCAGAACTAAAAGGTAAAAAGAAAAAGAGTAGGTTAATAGAGGCATTGAAGAGCATTGAGCAAAACACTTCATAA
- a CDS encoding HK97 family phage prohead protease — protein sequence MSRTQIQTRSLKSELKTRAEPTNDEMTIEGYFAVCGKETELWQGAYEEIAQGAFDKTLGNDIRALVNHDTTLVLGRNKANTLELKADSHGLWGSIKINPKDTDAVNLYERVKRGDVTACSFGFNIVSEQTEWRDDGSVKWTITEVDVHEVTVCTFPAYEDTAVQARQKDYESLKVRELEAKKMKLREVAKKWRSNN from the coding sequence ATGAGTAGAACGCAGATCCAAACAAGGAGCCTAAAAAGCGAACTTAAGACAAGAGCGGAGCCGACTAATGATGAAATGACAATAGAAGGTTATTTTGCTGTATGTGGTAAAGAAACAGAATTATGGCAAGGTGCTTATGAAGAAATTGCACAAGGGGCATTTGATAAAACCCTAGGCAATGATATTAGAGCATTAGTAAATCACGACACTACATTGGTACTAGGAAGAAACAAAGCCAATACACTTGAACTTAAAGCCGATAGTCATGGTCTTTGGGGGAGTATCAAAATTAATCCTAAAGATACAGATGCAGTTAACTTATATGAACGTGTTAAGCGTGGAGACGTAACAGCGTGTTCATTTGGATTTAACATTGTATCAGAACAAACGGAGTGGAGAGATGATGGAAGTGTTAAGTGGACAATTACAGAAGTAGATGTACATGAAGTAACTGTATGCACATTCCCTGCCTATGAGGACACAGCAGTACAAGCAAGGCAAAAGGATTATGAATCTCTTAAGGTAAGGGAACTGGAAGCTAAAAAAATGAAATTAAGGGAGGTTGCTAAGAAATGGCGCTCAAACAACTAA
- a CDS encoding phage major capsid protein — protein sequence MALKQLMLSKKIEAKRTVLNELQTEFTALEKRETEAIAAIEEASTEEEMKTVEEEVEAVDKAKEELEGKKEGLEEEIRGLEAELEEINKKGSEEPEQVEGQQRKLDHAKGVEVRMRNTGFFKGISAEARSAFLKNDEVKEFLQRAREFKGQSRAVSGAELNIPDVALELLRDNLHRYSKLIGKVKLRPVAGKARQNIAGTIPEGVWMEAVGALNELTIKFNQVEMDGYKVGGFIPVPNSTLEDSDVNLANEIMDALGQAIGYAIDKAIIYGTGTKMPLGIATRLAQTVAPSNWGTHAPTWINLSTSNILKIDGSTLKGADFFSELILKLGKAKANYSDGAKFWVMNSTTKASLMAKAIAFNAAGAIVSAQNNTMPIIGGEIIELEFMKDNDICGGYGSLYTLAERAGASLAVSDQVKFIEDQTVFKGTARYDGMPVIGEGFVMVNFNNEAPTTSLTFAEDVANKVGE from the coding sequence ATGGCGCTCAAACAACTAATGTTAAGTAAAAAAATCGAAGCAAAAAGAACCGTATTAAATGAACTTCAAACAGAATTTACAGCACTTGAAAAACGTGAAACAGAGGCAATAGCAGCAATTGAAGAGGCTTCTACAGAAGAGGAAATGAAAACAGTAGAAGAAGAGGTTGAAGCAGTAGACAAGGCTAAAGAAGAACTTGAAGGGAAAAAGGAAGGCCTTGAAGAAGAGATTAGAGGACTAGAAGCAGAACTTGAAGAAATCAATAAAAAAGGTAGTGAAGAACCGGAGCAGGTAGAAGGGCAACAAAGAAAATTAGATCATGCCAAAGGAGTGGAAGTGAGAATGAGAAACACAGGATTTTTTAAAGGGATTTCAGCAGAGGCAAGAAGTGCATTTTTAAAGAATGATGAAGTAAAAGAGTTTTTGCAACGTGCAAGAGAGTTCAAGGGACAATCAAGAGCAGTATCTGGTGCAGAACTTAATATTCCAGATGTAGCGCTTGAATTATTAAGAGATAATCTACATAGATACAGCAAACTGATTGGTAAAGTAAAGCTTAGACCAGTAGCAGGTAAAGCGAGACAGAACATTGCAGGAACAATTCCAGAAGGTGTATGGATGGAAGCAGTAGGTGCACTTAATGAATTAACCATCAAGTTCAATCAAGTTGAAATGGATGGTTATAAAGTAGGTGGATTTATTCCAGTGCCAAATTCTACCCTAGAAGACAGTGATGTAAACTTGGCAAATGAAATTATGGATGCATTAGGACAAGCAATTGGGTATGCGATAGACAAAGCCATCATCTATGGAACTGGAACAAAGATGCCACTTGGTATTGCAACAAGACTTGCACAAACAGTAGCACCTTCGAACTGGGGAACACATGCACCAACTTGGATTAACTTAAGCACATCAAACATCTTAAAAATTGATGGAAGTACATTGAAAGGGGCAGATTTCTTTTCTGAATTAATCCTAAAGTTAGGAAAGGCAAAAGCAAACTATAGTGATGGTGCTAAGTTCTGGGTAATGAATTCAACAACTAAAGCTTCACTTATGGCAAAAGCAATTGCATTTAATGCAGCAGGAGCAATTGTATCAGCACAAAACAATACTATGCCAATTATTGGTGGAGAAATCATTGAACTTGAATTTATGAAAGATAATGATATTTGTGGTGGTTATGGTTCACTTTATACATTAGCAGAGAGAGCAGGAGCAAGCCTTGCAGTATCAGATCAAGTTAAGTTTATCGAAGACCAAACAGTATTCAAAGGAACAGCACGTTATGATGGAATGCCAGTTATTGGAGAAGGTTTCGTAATGGTTAACTTTAATAATGAGGCACCAACAACATCATTAACATTTGCAGAGGACGTTGCTAACAAAGTGGGGGAGTAG